From one Halosimplex rubrum genomic stretch:
- a CDS encoding 50S ribosomal protein L15e gives MAKSFYTYIRDAWKDPDDGKLAELQWQRKQDWREEGALERIERPTRLDRARSLGYKAKQGVVVVRASIRKGGARKQRFTAGRRSKRQGVTRITRRKNLQRVAEERTTRVYPNLRVLNSYSVGQDGSQKWFEVILVDPEHPAIENDDDLSWICEDQHTDRALRGLTSAGRRNRGLNNRGKGSERTRPSLSSNENRGR, from the coding sequence ATGGCAAAGAGCTTCTACACGTACATCCGGGACGCCTGGAAGGACCCGGACGACGGCAAGCTGGCGGAGTTGCAGTGGCAGCGAAAACAGGACTGGCGCGAGGAGGGCGCGCTCGAACGCATCGAGCGCCCGACCCGTCTCGACCGCGCGCGCTCGCTGGGCTACAAGGCCAAGCAGGGCGTCGTGGTCGTCCGTGCGTCCATCCGCAAGGGCGGTGCCCGCAAGCAGCGCTTCACGGCCGGTCGCCGGTCGAAGCGCCAGGGCGTCACGCGGATCACCCGCCGCAAGAACCTCCAGCGCGTCGCCGAGGAGCGCACCACCCGCGTCTACCCGAACCTCCGCGTGCTCAACTCCTACTCCGTCGGTCAGGACGGCAGCCAGAAGTGGTTCGAAGTGATCCTCGTCGACCCCGAACACCCCGCCATCGAGAACGACGACGACCTCTCGTGGATCTGCGAGGACCAGCACACCGACCGCGCGCTGCGCGGGCTGACCAGCGCCGGCCGCCGCAACCGCGGCCTGAACAACCGCGGCAAGGGCTCCGAACGCACGCGGCCGAGTCTCTCCAGCAACGAGAACCGCGGCCGGTAG
- a CDS encoding phytoene/squalene synthase family protein has protein sequence MPASDQVDTSKQIHRRTGRTFYAATKLLPERVRETTYVLYAFFRIADEVVDRTDDPDPQTQRRRLEAMRAAALGEPDPGVDLTEDERAVLDAFRSLADRTGIDDSEIEVFVDAMLQDIETARYPAYEDLEGYMRGSSVAVANMMMAAMEMPAEDREQARPHAEALAEAFQLTNFLRDVREDIRDYGRVYVPGETLARFDVEESDLAEANVTDGFVAAMRHELQRTERRYREGVAGIRMLPEDCQFGVLLAAVFYAEHHRLIRARDYDVLTETPELGRLRRGYLLVRTWIHWRRHRDPEATFYAVSAVSPGGEGDGVETDGVTSHVA, from the coding sequence ATGCCAGCGAGCGACCAAGTCGATACGAGCAAGCAGATCCACAGGCGGACGGGGCGGACGTTCTACGCCGCCACGAAGCTCCTACCCGAGCGGGTCCGGGAGACGACGTACGTCCTCTACGCGTTCTTCCGGATCGCCGACGAGGTAGTGGACCGAACGGATGACCCCGACCCCCAGACCCAGCGGCGTCGGCTCGAAGCGATGCGAGCGGCCGCGCTGGGCGAGCCCGACCCGGGCGTCGACCTGACCGAAGACGAGCGAGCGGTCCTCGACGCGTTCCGGTCGCTGGCCGACCGGACGGGCATCGACGACAGCGAGATCGAGGTGTTCGTCGACGCGATGCTTCAGGACATCGAGACGGCCCGCTACCCCGCCTACGAGGACCTGGAGGGGTACATGCGCGGCTCGTCGGTCGCGGTCGCGAACATGATGATGGCCGCCATGGAGATGCCCGCGGAGGACCGCGAACAGGCCCGACCGCACGCCGAGGCCCTCGCCGAGGCGTTCCAGCTGACGAACTTCCTGCGGGACGTGCGCGAGGACATCCGCGACTACGGACGGGTGTACGTGCCGGGGGAGACTCTGGCGCGGTTCGACGTCGAGGAGTCCGACCTCGCCGAGGCGAACGTCACCGACGGGTTCGTCGCCGCGATGCGTCACGAACTGCAGCGGACCGAACGCCGCTACCGCGAGGGGGTCGCCGGCATCCGCATGCTCCCCGAGGACTGCCAGTTCGGCGTGCTCCTGGCGGCGGTGTTCTACGCGGAACACCACCGGCTCATCCGCGCTCGCGACTACGACGTGCTGACCGAGACGCCCGAGCTCGGCCGGCTCCGACGGGGGTACCTGCTCGTCCGGACCTGGATCCACTGGCGGCGCCACCGCGACCCCGAGGCCACGTTCTACGCGGTCAGCGCCGTCTCGCCCGGCGGCGAGGGCGACGGCGTCGAGACCGACGGCGTCACGAGCCACGTCGCCTGA